A region from the Hyalangium gracile genome encodes:
- the mglB gene encoding gliding-motility regulator GTPase-activating protein MglB: protein MGTQLVMYEEEFTKINAVCDRLTKDANAKVVFLVDKNGQLISSAGQTQNIDTTSLASLTAGNVAAMGGLAKLIGENEFPNQFHEGAKDSLYMTIVGSRVVLVVIFDNRTSLGLVRLRIKKASDELAKIFESLVKKTDSPGIGSPFAEISDDDIDNLFSE from the coding sequence ATGGGCACGCAATTGGTGATGTACGAAGAGGAGTTCACCAAGATCAACGCCGTTTGCGACCGGCTCACCAAGGACGCGAACGCGAAGGTGGTGTTCCTCGTCGACAAGAACGGGCAGCTCATCTCCTCAGCGGGGCAGACCCAGAACATCGACACGACTTCGCTGGCCTCGCTGACGGCCGGCAACGTGGCGGCGATGGGCGGGTTGGCCAAGCTGATCGGGGAGAATGAGTTCCCCAATCAATTCCACGAGGGGGCGAAGGACTCCCTCTACATGACGATCGTCGGCAGCCGGGTGGTGCTGGTGGTCATCTTCGACAACCGCACCAGCCTCGGTCTGGTTCGCCTGCGCATCAAGAAGGCCAGCGACGAGCTGGCGAAGATCTTCGAGAGCCTGGTGAAGAAGACCGACAGTCCGGGGATCGGCTCGCCGTTCGCCGAGATCTCCGACGACGATATCGACAACCTCTTCAGCGAGTAA
- a CDS encoding YbaB/EbfC family nucleoid-associated protein, translating into MPGIDLNYFIRQANKLTEKIEQRKQELANETVEAKSGEGRVTVVANGIQEIRSIKIDKAAIDPNDTGMLEDLITAAVNAALASSRQHMQKELAKISGGIKIPGIT; encoded by the coding sequence ATGCCCGGCATCGACCTGAACTACTTCATCCGGCAGGCGAACAAGCTCACGGAGAAGATCGAGCAGCGCAAGCAGGAGCTGGCCAACGAGACCGTCGAGGCCAAGTCCGGAGAGGGCCGTGTCACCGTGGTGGCCAACGGCATCCAGGAGATCCGCAGCATCAAGATCGACAAGGCCGCGATCGACCCGAACGACACCGGGATGCTCGAGGACCTCATCACCGCGGCCGTCAACGCCGCCCTGGCGAGCAGCCGTCAGCACATGCAGAAGGAGCTCGCGAAAATCTCCGGCGGCATCAAGATCCCCGGGATTACTTAA
- a CDS encoding protein kinase domain-containing protein gives MSSTEPKSGSQAASPLLLQPYGQYVLVRKLAEGGMAEIFLSKLLGADGFERNVVIKRMLSNLSSLPDFVEMFRDEARLAARLAHPNIIQIHELGFVDGCYYICMEYLAGEDFSTTLRQAGRKRQYTPMPITLRVLVDAARGLHFAHDFTNEQGEPLNIVHRDISPSNLYVTYQGQVKVLDFGIAKAASRLVQTRTGVVKGKYIYMAPEQAQGKEVDRRSDVFSLGVSLYESLTNVRPFARENDLAVLNALVQGDFVPPSSLRRDIPPELEAVVLKAISLRPEDRYATAADFADALEHGLKGKVALASHKELAEYLRAQFGEERFAEKTRVPTLATLQTMLAQQGLAPAQPVVFASSGVFPTVQPAAQRLSSPGIATVQARPPTPPPAGPPRRQGLLLGVALGVLLLLGGGGFVAWRGFSRPVEAFVPAPETPTTPVARPSVDPTPPVGTPTTAVTPPPATPETQLETPPTEAAAPTDEPETKPPATTKDTPRTPKARPVTLGIGDVERVVAKGRARIASCFERYKSDLPADTGVVRVQLSIASSGKVKATTQGPLASKSVGQCLETQAERLRFPAHRDQEVNVVLPFDYTVKR, from the coding sequence ATGAGCAGCACCGAGCCCAAGTCTGGGAGCCAGGCCGCGAGCCCGCTGCTCCTGCAGCCCTATGGGCAGTACGTGCTGGTCCGCAAGCTCGCCGAGGGCGGGATGGCGGAGATCTTCCTCTCCAAGCTGCTGGGCGCCGACGGCTTCGAGCGCAACGTCGTCATCAAGCGCATGCTGTCGAACCTGTCGAGCCTGCCCGACTTCGTGGAGATGTTCCGAGACGAGGCGCGGCTGGCGGCGCGGCTCGCGCACCCGAACATCATCCAGATCCACGAGCTGGGCTTCGTCGACGGCTGCTACTACATCTGCATGGAGTACCTGGCCGGCGAGGACTTCTCCACCACGCTGCGCCAGGCGGGCCGCAAGCGCCAGTACACGCCGATGCCCATCACCCTGCGGGTGCTGGTGGACGCGGCGCGCGGCCTCCACTTCGCGCACGACTTCACCAACGAGCAGGGCGAGCCGCTCAACATCGTCCACCGGGACATCTCTCCCTCGAACCTGTACGTGACGTACCAGGGCCAGGTGAAGGTGCTGGACTTCGGCATCGCCAAGGCCGCGTCGCGGCTGGTGCAGACGCGCACCGGCGTGGTGAAGGGCAAGTACATCTACATGGCCCCCGAGCAGGCCCAGGGCAAGGAAGTCGATCGCCGCTCGGACGTGTTCTCGCTCGGGGTGAGCCTCTACGAGTCGCTCACCAACGTGCGGCCCTTCGCCCGAGAGAACGATCTGGCCGTCCTCAACGCGCTGGTGCAGGGCGACTTCGTGCCGCCCAGCTCGCTGCGCCGCGACATCCCTCCGGAGCTGGAGGCGGTGGTGCTCAAGGCCATCTCCCTGCGCCCCGAGGATCGCTACGCCACCGCGGCCGACTTCGCGGATGCCCTGGAGCACGGCCTGAAGGGCAAGGTGGCGCTGGCCTCCCACAAGGAGCTGGCCGAGTACCTGCGCGCGCAGTTCGGCGAGGAGCGCTTCGCGGAGAAGACCCGCGTCCCCACGCTGGCGACGCTGCAGACGATGCTGGCGCAGCAGGGGCTCGCGCCGGCGCAGCCCGTGGTGTTCGCCTCCAGCGGCGTCTTCCCCACCGTCCAGCCCGCCGCGCAGCGCCTGAGCTCTCCGGGCATCGCCACGGTTCAAGCGAGGCCGCCAACGCCTCCGCCTGCGGGGCCGCCGCGCCGCCAGGGTCTGCTCCTCGGCGTGGCGCTCGGCGTGCTGCTGCTGCTGGGGGGAGGAGGCTTCGTGGCCTGGCGAGGGTTCTCGAGACCGGTCGAGGCCTTCGTCCCCGCGCCCGAGACGCCGACCACCCCCGTGGCGCGGCCGTCGGTGGATCCGACTCCTCCCGTCGGGACTCCGACCACGGCCGTGACTCCGCCGCCCGCGACTCCAGAGACTCAGCTCGAGACTCCTCCGACCGAGGCGGCCGCGCCCACCGATGAGCCCGAGACGAAGCCCCCCGCCACCACCAAGGACACGCCCCGGACGCCGAAGGCACGCCCGGTGACGCTGGGAATCGGCGATGTGGAGCGGGTGGTGGCCAAGGGCCGTGCCCGCATCGCGAGCTGCTTCGAGCGCTACAAGTCGGACCTGCCCGCGGACACGGGCGTGGTGCGTGTGCAGCTCTCGATTGCCTCCTCGGGGAAGGTGAAGGCCACCACGCAGGGGCCGCTGGCCTCCAAGTCGGTGGGCCAGTGCCTGGAGACCCAGGCCGAGCGCCTGCGCTTCCCGGCCCACCGCGACCAGGAGGTCAACGTGGTGCTGCCCTTCGACTACACCGTCAAGCGGTAG
- a CDS encoding DNA polymerase III subunit gamma/tau, with product MRITNVRKPAQPEVVDDERLFPEEGSAEGCASGECLPDAAPEPEPEPEPTPAPVRNGRDNPGLTAGERWRAAVETVKAASPRHGAALAHGRLLWLRAGEVGVAYIPTAAFHRAQVTGGSGRALVEKALSEHFGRPTRLVVEEASGEAASALSIAEQEAQVRTAHQQSTEGKVRSHPAIRAVLKILGGELEHIQVLEPERPPASPAVESPEETA from the coding sequence GTGCGCATCACCAACGTGCGCAAGCCGGCCCAGCCCGAGGTCGTCGACGACGAGCGCCTCTTCCCCGAGGAGGGCTCCGCCGAGGGGTGTGCCTCCGGCGAGTGCCTCCCGGATGCGGCGCCCGAGCCCGAGCCTGAGCCCGAGCCCACCCCCGCCCCCGTCCGCAACGGCCGCGACAACCCGGGCCTGACCGCGGGAGAGCGCTGGCGCGCCGCGGTCGAGACCGTCAAGGCGGCGAGTCCCCGCCATGGCGCCGCGCTCGCCCACGGCCGGCTGCTCTGGCTGCGCGCCGGAGAGGTGGGCGTGGCCTATATCCCCACGGCCGCCTTCCACCGAGCCCAGGTGACGGGCGGCAGCGGCCGGGCCCTGGTGGAGAAGGCGCTCTCGGAGCACTTCGGCCGGCCCACGAGGCTGGTCGTCGAAGAGGCCTCGGGGGAAGCCGCCTCCGCTCTCAGCATCGCCGAGCAGGAGGCCCAGGTCCGCACCGCCCACCAGCAGAGCACCGAGGGCAAGGTGCGCTCCCACCCCGCCATCCGCGCCGTCCTGAAGATCCTCGGGGGGGAGCTCGAGCACATCCAGGTGCTCGAACCCGAGCGTCCACCAGCCAGCCCGGCGGTCGAATCTCCTGAGGAGACCGCCTGA
- the dnaX gene encoding DNA polymerase III subunit gamma/tau gives MSYLVLARKWRPQTFDDMTGQEHIVRTIANAIKMNRVAHAYLFCGPRGVGKTTAARLLAKALNCEQGPTATPCGTCRACTEIAAGTSVDVAEIDGASNNGVENVREIRENAKYLPQRDRHKIYIIDEVHMLSGAAFNALLKTLEEPPGHVKFIFATTEAHKLPDTILSRCQRHNFRRIPAARMLQRLKQISDAEGAGISDRSLSLVVRQSEGGMRDALSLMDQILASCGPNPTDEAVADAMGAIDRTMVQEFAEALVRKDAKKVLSRVEEVFNRGLDLKRLAEELALQLRHLFVTKAVGEAPSELAESEQKALQALAQEADSAQLARLFDIVHGCVWDVSRAAQPRLALEMALLKAIQLSPASSIPDLLAKVDRLAQGLSGGEGAAKSQPGAPGGRSGSANFRV, from the coding sequence ATGAGCTACCTCGTCCTCGCACGCAAATGGCGCCCGCAGACCTTCGATGACATGACCGGACAGGAGCACATCGTCCGGACCATCGCGAACGCCATCAAGATGAACCGCGTGGCGCACGCCTACCTGTTCTGTGGGCCGCGCGGCGTGGGCAAGACGACGGCCGCCCGCCTGCTCGCCAAGGCGCTCAACTGTGAGCAGGGCCCCACCGCCACTCCCTGCGGCACCTGCCGGGCCTGCACCGAGATCGCCGCCGGCACCTCCGTGGACGTGGCCGAGATCGACGGTGCCTCCAACAACGGCGTCGAGAACGTCCGCGAGATTCGCGAGAACGCCAAGTACCTGCCGCAGCGGGACAGGCACAAGATCTACATCATCGACGAGGTGCACATGCTCTCGGGGGCCGCGTTCAACGCGCTCCTGAAGACGCTCGAGGAGCCGCCCGGGCACGTGAAGTTCATCTTCGCCACCACCGAGGCCCACAAGCTCCCGGACACCATCCTCTCGCGCTGCCAGCGGCACAACTTCCGCCGCATCCCCGCCGCGCGCATGCTCCAGCGCCTCAAGCAGATCTCCGACGCCGAGGGCGCTGGCATCTCCGACCGCTCGCTGTCGCTCGTGGTGCGCCAGTCCGAGGGCGGCATGCGCGACGCGCTCAGCCTGATGGACCAGATCCTCGCCTCGTGCGGCCCCAACCCCACCGACGAGGCGGTGGCCGACGCCATGGGCGCCATCGACCGCACCATGGTGCAGGAGTTCGCCGAGGCGCTCGTCCGCAAGGACGCGAAGAAGGTGCTCTCGCGCGTGGAGGAGGTCTTCAACCGCGGCCTGGACCTGAAGCGGCTCGCGGAGGAATTGGCGCTCCAGCTGCGCCACCTCTTCGTCACCAAGGCCGTGGGCGAGGCGCCCTCCGAGCTCGCCGAGTCCGAGCAGAAGGCGCTCCAGGCGCTGGCCCAGGAGGCGGACTCCGCCCAGCTCGCGCGGCTGTTCGACATCGTCCACGGCTGCGTGTGGGACGTGTCCCGCGCCGCCCAGCCGCGGCTGGCCCTGGAGATGGCGCTGCTCAAGGCCATCCAGCTCTCGCCGGCCAGCAGCATCCCGGACCTGCTCGCCAAGGTGGATCGGCTCGCCCAGGGCCTCAGTGGTGGAGAGGGAGCCGCGAAGTCCCAGCCCGGAGCGCCGGGAGGTCGCTCCGGTTCCGCGAACTTTCGCGTCTGA
- a CDS encoding MSCRAMM family protein, which yields MARLRRTPTFLVLLSLALMAQPRRAVAQAEEAPASGSGMEQAAFRLRYGLSLREGQQVDLGPGLTYSGFTPNDLAVWAAVYGPGLDWLGAQLSVQREAFTFSRESARVTEGSLLRASLGVVARRQFGPLRGELSAGYGFSQLPVFGASNTASPVFQRGGRHAALLGGRLRFPIFRRVEGEVRGEFPLSLAAREAEGRGASSSGFAAGAALLVPVKQVGRWQGAVVLDYQYVQDKLTADSGARSDQTLQRMGVALEFFWLDARTAAALASASSQEEPGALSLQVLDAETRAPLAGAQVTLVVKGQERGGRQADAKGQVVELQLEAGEVVARVTAEGYEPAEGRVTVLAGERATLEVQARKQAPTVGGLKVIVVDKRNNQPLPNAQVVVGDKELKTNAAGQVQLGDLPPGPVSVKVTAPEFQSLEEAALVIAGKESEMTVPLAPAKRVGYATVSGKVRSTQGRSLVATLVIPTASVRTRTDAQGTFSLKLKPGTYRIIISANGHLTQTKSVTVRDGEQAIFNVDLFPRTR from the coding sequence TTGGCCCGACTGCGACGTACCCCTACCTTCCTCGTCCTCCTGTCGCTCGCCTTGATGGCGCAGCCGCGCAGGGCCGTCGCGCAGGCAGAGGAGGCTCCCGCGTCGGGTTCCGGGATGGAGCAGGCGGCGTTTCGCCTGCGCTACGGACTCTCCCTGCGCGAGGGCCAGCAGGTCGACCTGGGGCCGGGGCTCACCTACTCCGGGTTCACGCCGAATGATCTGGCCGTGTGGGCGGCCGTCTATGGCCCGGGCCTGGACTGGCTGGGAGCCCAGCTCAGCGTGCAGCGCGAGGCCTTCACCTTCTCCCGGGAGTCGGCTCGCGTCACCGAGGGAAGCCTGCTGCGTGCCTCCTTGGGAGTCGTCGCGCGCAGGCAATTCGGGCCGCTCCGAGGCGAGCTGAGCGCCGGATATGGCTTCAGCCAGCTCCCGGTGTTCGGAGCCTCGAACACCGCCTCCCCCGTGTTCCAGCGAGGAGGTCGTCACGCCGCTCTGCTGGGAGGCCGGCTGCGCTTTCCGATCTTCCGGCGGGTGGAGGGCGAGGTCCGAGGGGAGTTTCCCCTGTCCCTGGCAGCCAGGGAGGCGGAGGGAAGAGGCGCCTCCTCCAGTGGTTTTGCAGCCGGTGCGGCGCTCCTCGTCCCCGTCAAGCAGGTGGGCCGCTGGCAAGGTGCGGTGGTGCTCGACTACCAGTACGTCCAGGACAAGCTGACGGCCGACAGCGGAGCGCGCTCCGACCAGACCCTCCAGCGGATGGGGGTGGCGCTGGAGTTCTTCTGGCTCGATGCCCGGACGGCCGCCGCGCTCGCTTCTGCTTCCTCGCAGGAGGAGCCGGGCGCCCTGTCGCTCCAGGTGCTGGACGCGGAGACGAGGGCCCCGCTGGCCGGTGCCCAGGTGACGCTCGTGGTGAAGGGCCAGGAGCGGGGGGGGCGGCAGGCCGATGCGAAGGGTCAGGTAGTGGAGCTCCAACTGGAAGCCGGAGAGGTGGTCGCCCGCGTCACCGCCGAGGGCTACGAGCCCGCCGAGGGCCGAGTCACCGTCCTGGCCGGCGAGCGCGCCACGCTGGAGGTCCAGGCGCGCAAGCAGGCTCCGACCGTCGGCGGCTTGAAGGTGATCGTCGTCGACAAGCGCAACAACCAGCCCCTGCCCAACGCCCAGGTGGTGGTGGGCGACAAGGAGCTGAAGACGAATGCGGCCGGACAGGTTCAGCTGGGCGACCTGCCTCCGGGCCCGGTCTCTGTGAAGGTCACCGCGCCCGAGTTCCAGTCCCTGGAGGAGGCCGCGCTGGTCATCGCGGGCAAGGAGTCGGAGATGACCGTGCCGCTCGCTCCCGCCAAGCGCGTCGGCTACGCCACCGTCTCCGGAAAGGTTCGCAGCACCCAGGGCCGGTCCCTGGTCGCCACGCTCGTCATCCCCACGGCCAGCGTCCGCACGCGCACGGATGCCCAGGGCACCTTCTCGTTGAAGCTGAAGCCCGGCACCTACCGCATCATCATCTCCGCGAACGGCCACCTGACGCAGACCAAGTCCGTCACCGTGCGGGACGGAGAGCAGGCGATCTTCAACGTCGATCTCTTCCCGAGGACCCGGTGA
- the mglA gene encoding gliding-motility regulator Ras-like GTPase MglA, producing the protein MSFINYSSREINCKIVYYGPGLCGKTTNLQYIYNKTAADTKGKLISLSTETDRTLFFDFLPLSLGEIRGFKTRFHLYTVPGQVFYDASRKLILKGVDGVVFVADSQIERMEANMESLENLRINLAEQGYDLNKIPYVMQYNKRDLPNAVTVEEIRKALNPRNIPEYQAVAPTGVGVFDTLKAVAKLVLTELRKGG; encoded by the coding sequence ATGTCCTTCATCAACTACTCCTCCCGCGAGATCAACTGCAAGATCGTCTATTACGGGCCGGGCCTCTGCGGGAAGACGACCAACCTGCAGTACATCTACAACAAGACCGCGGCCGACACGAAGGGCAAGCTGATCTCGCTGTCCACCGAGACGGACCGCACGCTCTTCTTCGACTTCCTCCCGCTGTCGCTCGGTGAGATTCGCGGCTTCAAGACGCGCTTCCACCTGTACACGGTGCCGGGACAGGTCTTCTACGACGCCAGCCGCAAGCTCATCCTCAAGGGCGTGGACGGCGTGGTCTTCGTGGCCGACAGCCAGATCGAGCGCATGGAAGCGAACATGGAGTCGCTCGAGAACCTGCGCATCAACCTGGCCGAGCAGGGCTACGATCTGAACAAGATCCCGTACGTGATGCAGTACAACAAGCGGGACCTGCCCAACGCGGTGACGGTGGAGGAGATCCGCAAGGCCCTCAACCCGCGCAACATCCCCGAGTACCAGGCGGTGGCGCCGACCGGCGTGGGCGTGTTCGACACGCTCAAGGCGGTGGCCAAGCTGGTGCTCACCGAGCTGCGCAAGGGCGGCTAG
- a CDS encoding FecR family protein — MSALRLSVAAFLLMLAVGCGDPASPPPPTPGDGTAPASGPRDAGAGPLATLQSLRGEVRLEREGKVGPAAEGPLITGDALETGANGSATIAFADGRTVELGSDARFVLDEDASGIVLKVARGIVLSRVPATPKGRPGPVVQLRILTPYGLTRVGGTEPSEVSVSVGPTESRVEVKLGAIEFVSKDGKEIQAAAGESVAVAEGRAELVTRPQKVLELGTIQVTVRADTGRVEVRSKGSAQWRSVNKGGKKLAVGDGVRARGGTAYLALEGSASTIALGSGGELVLEGAGQLGSQDEARLDLRQGELALKLAPERESRVVVSGLTLESSGAADLNVRRTSNGFDVAARAGDVTLVQGESRKPLRAGEQASVSNAGEARVAPMAKAPLALAAATEDVQVFHQGLPEVTLSWEGQGDAIVEVASEPSFSRLLLRGVVHQPSVNVRAPERGRLFWRVRRPDGTEVTKGSATFAPERAPKNLARITNEVPEGPEKTTIFYQDKLPAVVFTYAAEPQAAKYRISVYRTGELGKPVAERTVAETKAPLEAGVLREGSFLWSVTPLSRSGQPLRGGRMNKLELVYDNSVPVLVVNAPRNGQRAGKRVRAVGVAPVGTKLSINGRSVALDAKHRFDTWAEPVGAPPVLLFKMQNAGTPDVYVVRTLKRGPEE, encoded by the coding sequence GTGAGCGCGCTCCGTCTCAGCGTCGCCGCGTTCCTCTTGATGCTGGCTGTGGGATGTGGCGATCCCGCCTCTCCGCCGCCGCCAACTCCCGGGGATGGCACCGCGCCCGCCTCGGGGCCGCGGGATGCGGGAGCTGGCCCGCTCGCGACCCTGCAGTCCCTCAGGGGCGAAGTCCGGCTGGAGCGTGAGGGCAAGGTAGGCCCCGCCGCCGAGGGGCCGCTCATCACGGGGGACGCCCTGGAGACGGGAGCCAACGGCTCCGCCACGATCGCCTTCGCGGATGGACGCACGGTCGAGCTGGGCTCCGATGCTCGCTTCGTCCTGGATGAGGATGCCTCTGGAATCGTCCTCAAGGTGGCGCGCGGCATCGTCCTCAGCCGGGTGCCCGCGACTCCGAAGGGCCGGCCAGGCCCGGTGGTCCAGCTTCGCATCCTCACCCCGTACGGCCTCACGCGCGTGGGCGGCACCGAGCCGAGCGAGGTGAGCGTGAGCGTCGGCCCCACGGAGAGCCGCGTCGAGGTGAAGCTGGGCGCCATCGAGTTCGTGTCGAAGGACGGAAAGGAGATCCAGGCCGCCGCGGGCGAGTCCGTGGCGGTTGCCGAGGGCCGCGCGGAGCTGGTGACGCGCCCGCAGAAGGTCCTCGAGCTGGGGACCATCCAGGTCACCGTGCGCGCGGACACGGGCCGCGTGGAGGTGCGCTCCAAGGGCAGCGCGCAGTGGCGCTCCGTGAACAAGGGCGGCAAGAAGCTGGCCGTGGGCGATGGCGTCCGCGCGCGCGGCGGGACGGCCTACCTGGCGCTGGAGGGCTCAGCCTCGACGATCGCGCTCGGCTCGGGCGGCGAGCTGGTGCTGGAGGGCGCGGGCCAGCTGGGCTCCCAGGACGAGGCGCGGCTGGATCTTCGCCAGGGTGAGCTGGCGCTGAAGCTGGCGCCCGAGCGGGAGAGCCGGGTGGTGGTGTCTGGCCTCACGCTGGAGAGCTCCGGAGCGGCGGACCTCAACGTGCGCCGCACGTCGAACGGCTTCGATGTGGCCGCGCGCGCGGGAGACGTGACGCTGGTGCAGGGCGAGTCCCGCAAGCCACTGCGCGCAGGCGAACAGGCCAGCGTCTCGAACGCGGGAGAGGCCCGCGTGGCCCCCATGGCCAAGGCGCCGCTGGCGCTGGCGGCGGCGACGGAGGACGTGCAGGTGTTCCACCAGGGCCTGCCCGAGGTGACGCTCTCCTGGGAGGGGCAGGGGGATGCCATCGTGGAGGTGGCCTCGGAGCCGTCCTTCTCCAGGCTCCTGCTGCGAGGCGTCGTCCACCAGCCCTCCGTCAACGTGCGAGCCCCCGAGCGGGGCCGCCTCTTCTGGCGGGTGCGCCGCCCGGACGGCACCGAGGTGACGAAGGGCAGCGCGACCTTCGCTCCGGAGCGGGCGCCGAAGAACCTGGCGCGCATCACCAACGAGGTGCCCGAGGGCCCGGAGAAGACGACCATCTTCTACCAGGACAAGCTCCCGGCGGTGGTCTTCACCTACGCCGCCGAGCCCCAGGCGGCGAAGTACCGCATCTCGGTGTACCGCACCGGTGAGCTGGGCAAGCCCGTGGCGGAGCGAACCGTGGCGGAGACGAAGGCCCCGTTGGAAGCAGGCGTGCTGCGCGAGGGCAGCTTCCTCTGGTCGGTCACTCCGCTGTCCCGCAGCGGACAGCCGCTCCGCGGCGGGCGCATGAACAAGCTGGAGTTGGTGTACGACAACTCCGTGCCCGTACTCGTGGTGAACGCTCCTCGGAACGGTCAGCGAGCAGGCAAGCGTGTGCGCGCGGTGGGGGTGGCTCCCGTGGGGACAAAGCTGTCCATCAACGGTCGGTCCGTGGCGCTGGACGCCAAGCACCGCTTTGATACCTGGGCCGAGCCAGTGGGCGCCCCCCCCGTCCTCCTGTTTAAGATGCAGAATGCAGGCACCCCGGATGTGTACGTGGTGCGCACGCTGAAACGAGGTCCCGAGGAATGA
- the recR gene encoding recombination mediator RecR, with protein MTPDPLNRLVAQLAKLPGIGEKTAQRLAFHILRAPGEYAEELSVAIREVKEKVHLCTRCYSLTDSELCGFCRDTRREEKVLCVVETFADLMALERTREFRGRYHVLHGVLSPLEGVGPEQLRIKELLERLNDGKVEEIILATNPDVEGEATALYLMRLLKPLGLRVSRIAQGLPMGGDLEYADQATLAKALSARREL; from the coding sequence ATGACTCCCGATCCTCTCAACCGCCTGGTTGCCCAGCTGGCGAAGCTGCCGGGCATCGGCGAGAAGACCGCGCAGCGCCTCGCGTTCCACATCCTGCGGGCCCCCGGCGAGTACGCCGAGGAGCTGTCCGTGGCCATCCGCGAGGTGAAGGAGAAGGTGCACCTGTGCACCCGCTGCTACTCGCTCACCGACTCGGAGCTGTGCGGCTTCTGCCGTGACACCCGCCGCGAGGAGAAGGTGCTCTGCGTGGTGGAGACGTTCGCGGACCTGATGGCCCTGGAGCGCACGCGCGAGTTCCGCGGCCGCTACCACGTCCTGCACGGCGTGCTCTCGCCGCTGGAGGGCGTGGGCCCCGAGCAGCTGCGCATCAAGGAACTGCTCGAGCGCCTCAACGACGGCAAGGTGGAGGAGATCATCCTCGCCACCAACCCGGACGTGGAGGGCGAGGCCACCGCGCTCTACCTCATGCGCCTGCTCAAGCCGCTGGGGCTGCGCGTCAGCCGCATCGCCCAGGGCCTGCCCATGGGTGGGGACCTCGAGTACGCCGACCAGGCGACGCTCGCCAAGGCGCTCAGCGCGCGCCGCGAGCTGTGA
- a CDS encoding tetratricopeptide repeat protein → MPLFLLISVLATTGDARLERGEKLLAAQDCEGLQQLYTPGDTASTQKDLDGARLLVRGATACRKQDRVLAFALTQRALALAPADYGVRTAHAESLIAVDERTAAAHLLDDILQAHPQNAVRARFLRAQLADHESESALVLKLAQPLVEDPEYGPPARELLARHQSALESQSQARESLAREEQDAAQRAAQAQEVADSRTSRASPRPGAEAWSTRGTLKSGGQRTFRTRNIQAGVNYIFHATGTCSSPSKQGRKPRIPPTVDLFGQDFRVRIGSLDSMPLKVGVEPEQNALSFRAPENNPQIFLEDRTTIRPDAPRCTISDVAVRSP, encoded by the coding sequence ATGCCTCTCTTCCTCTTGATCAGCGTCCTGGCCACCACCGGCGACGCCCGCCTGGAGCGCGGCGAGAAGCTGCTCGCGGCCCAGGACTGCGAGGGCCTCCAGCAGCTCTACACCCCAGGGGACACCGCCAGCACCCAGAAGGATCTCGACGGCGCGCGCCTGCTCGTCCGAGGCGCCACCGCCTGCCGCAAGCAGGACCGCGTCCTCGCCTTCGCCCTCACCCAGCGCGCCCTCGCGCTCGCTCCGGCCGACTACGGCGTGCGCACCGCCCACGCAGAGAGCCTCATCGCCGTGGACGAGCGCACCGCCGCCGCCCACCTGCTCGACGACATCCTCCAGGCCCACCCGCAGAACGCCGTCCGCGCCCGCTTCCTCCGCGCCCAGCTCGCCGACCACGAGTCCGAGAGCGCCCTCGTCCTGAAGCTGGCCCAGCCCCTCGTGGAAGACCCCGAGTACGGCCCCCCAGCCCGCGAGCTGCTCGCCCGCCACCAGTCCGCCCTCGAGTCCCAGTCCCAGGCACGCGAGTCCCTGGCCCGCGAGGAACAGGACGCCGCCCAGCGCGCCGCCCAGGCGCAAGAGGTAGCCGACAGTCGCACCTCCCGCGCCTCACCCCGCCCAGGCGCCGAGGCCTGGAGCACCCGAGGCACCCTCAAGAGCGGCGGCCAGCGCACCTTCCGCACCCGCAACATCCAGGCCGGCGTCAACTACATCTTCCACGCCACCGGCACCTGCTCCAGCCCCTCCAAGCAGGGGCGCAAGCCCCGCATCCCCCCCACGGTGGACCTGTTCGGTCAAGACTTCCGTGTCCGCATCGGCTCCCTCGACTCCATGCCCCTCAAGGTAGGGGTGGAGCCCGAGCAGAACGCCCTGTCCTTCCGCGCACCTGAGAACAACCCTCAGATCTTCCTGGAGGATCGGACGACGATCCGTCCGGACGCTCCTCGTTGTACGATCAGCGATGTAGCGGTCCGTAGCCCCTGA